A stretch of DNA from Acidobacteriota bacterium:
ATCGAGCGCCGCTGGCTGCCCCGATTTGCGCTCCGGGGAGGAGTCCGCACGACGACGCGCTCGGAGGGCGAAAGGGTATTCGCCCTGGGCGGCAGCATCGCGGTGCGGCCGGGCATCTGGGTGGATGGGTTTTGGAGCCAAGGCCAGGACAATGACAGCCGTTGGGGGGTGGCGGGGCGAGTGGCGTACTAAGGTCGCCGGTGTCCGCAGGCCTGAAGGCCGGCGTCTGCACCTCCAACGTCCGCATCTACACATACTTGCACGCGGTGACAATTACTGTTCTGTCTTGACAAAAAATGTCAGAGCGGGCGACAATACCCTTTCCCCAGAGCACAACGCGCCTTCACGTGAGGGAGTGGTCCGCATCTAAATGGCTGTCCGCATCGGCGAGCTGCTGCTCAAAGAGAAGCGCATCACGCCTGCCCAGCTGCAGGAGGCGCTGAACTACCAGAAGCAGAACGGCGGCAAGCTCGGGTTCAATCTCGTCAAGCTGGGGTTCGTCAAGGACGAGGAGATCACGGCGCTCCTCTCGAAGCAGTACGGCGTTCCCTCCATCAACCTGCACCAGTTCGACATCGATCCGACCGTCATCAAGCTGGTTCCGTCCGACACGGCGCACAAGTACCAGATCATTCCGCTCTCGCGCGCCGGCGCCACGCTGACCATTGCGATGACGGACCCGACGAACGTGTTCGCCATGGACGACATCAAGTTCATGACGGGCTACAACGTCGAGCCCGTCGTGGCGTCGGAAACCGCGGTTCTGGATGCGATTTCGAAGTACTACATTGCGGCGGCTGCCCCCGCGGGCGGGGCGAAGGGGGACGGGCAGGGCCAGGGCGTCTCGCTCGAGTTCGCGACCAGGGCGCTCGAGGAGGTGTCGCAGGTCGGCGACGAAGACGTCGAGGTGCTCGAGGAGCTGGACCAGATCGACGTCGGGGCGCTGGAGAAGCAGAGCGGCGAGGCGCCGGTCATCCGGCTCGTGAACCTGATGCTGATCTCCGCCATCCAGAAGGGCGCCAGCGACATCCACATCGAGCCGTACGAGAAGGAGTTCCGGGTCCGGTTCCGGATCGACGGCATCCTCTACAACATCATGCAGACCGCCATGAAGTTCCGCGACGCGATCACGTCGCGCCTCAAGATCATGGCGAAGCTCGACATCGCCGAGAAGCGGCTGCCGCAGGACGGCCGCATCAAGATCCGGTTTGCCGACAACGTCGGCCAGAAGGAAATCGACTTCCGCGTCTCGTGCCTGCCCACGCTGTTCGGCGAGAAGATCGTGCTCCGGCTCCTCGACAAGGACAAGCTCATGCTCGACATGACGAGGCTGGGCTTCGAGGCGGAGTCGCTCAAGAAGTTCGAGACGGCGATCCTGAAGCCGTGGGGCATGGTGCTCGTCACCGGTCCGACGGGCAGCGGCAAGACGAACACGCTCTACTCCTCGATCTCCAAGATCAACACGTCGGAAACGAACATCATGACGGCCGAAGACCCCGTCGAGTTCAACCTCGTGGGGGTCAACCAGGTGCAGATCCGCGAGAACATCGGGCTGAACTTCGCCGCGGCGCTGCGTTCCTTCCTCCGGCAGGACCCGAACATCATCCTGGTCGGCGAGATCCGCGATTTCGAAACGGCGGAAATCGCCGTGAAGGCGGCGCTCACGGGCCACCTCGTGCTCTCCACGCTGCACACCAACGACGCGCCGAGCACGATCAACCGCCTGATGAACATGGGCATCGAGCCGTTCCTGGTGGCCAGTTCCGTCAACCTGATTTGCGCGCAGCGCCTCGTGCGG
This window harbors:
- the pilB gene encoding type IV-A pilus assembly ATPase PilB, which translates into the protein MAVRIGELLLKEKRITPAQLQEALNYQKQNGGKLGFNLVKLGFVKDEEITALLSKQYGVPSINLHQFDIDPTVIKLVPSDTAHKYQIIPLSRAGATLTIAMTDPTNVFAMDDIKFMTGYNVEPVVASETAVLDAISKYYIAAAAPAGGAKGDGQGQGVSLEFATRALEEVSQVGDEDVEVLEELDQIDVGALEKQSGEAPVIRLVNLMLISAIQKGASDIHIEPYEKEFRVRFRIDGILYNIMQTAMKFRDAITSRLKIMAKLDIAEKRLPQDGRIKIRFADNVGQKEIDFRVSCLPTLFGEKIVLRLLDKDKLMLDMTRLGFEAESLKKFETAILKPWGMVLVTGPTGSGKTNTLYSSISKINTSETNIMTAEDPVEFNLVGVNQVQIRENIGLNFAAALRSFLRQDPNIILVGEIRDFETAEIAVKAALTGHLVLSTLHTNDAPSTINRLMNMGIEPFLVASSVNLICAQRLVRRVCSNCKEDHALPAEGLKEAGFTAEEAKHVVPKKGAGCEKCNGTGYKGRVGLYEVMEITDELRELILVGASGLELRKKAVEEGMISLRRSGLLKVKEGVTTIEEVVRETVR